The following are from one region of the Capsicum annuum cultivar UCD-10X-F1 chromosome 1, UCD10Xv1.1, whole genome shotgun sequence genome:
- the LOC107857289 gene encoding uncharacterized protein LOC107857289 — MNAYEEFQKRIEECHQTQPSSEDGTMVQPSLEELNNIWATVVGGSKKGRTYGTGVVQSLSSPSLFSSSSSTLQTMEEMKAMKKQIVELTQKCATNDAKFAKFDKLEELV, encoded by the exons ATGaatgcatat gaagaatTTCAAAAACGCATAGAAGAGTGTCATCAAACCCAACCTTCTTCAGAAgatggtaccatggtccaaccatcacTTGAAGAGCTGAATAATATTTGGGCAACTGTGGTAGGTGGTTcaaagaaaggtagaacctaCGGGACAGGGGTTGTCCAATCCTTGAGTAGTCCTTCGTTGTTTTCcagttcctcttctactttaCAAACTATGGAAGAAATGAAAGCTATGAAAAAGCAAATTGTGGAATTGACGCAGAAATGTGCAACTAACGATGctaagtttgctaaatttgataaattggagGAGTTGGTTTAG